Proteins encoded together in one Triticum dicoccoides isolate Atlit2015 ecotype Zavitan chromosome 7B, WEW_v2.0, whole genome shotgun sequence window:
- the LOC119340886 gene encoding GDSL esterase/lipase At4g28780-like — MKGLVVVLLGLVIVSAIGASSADVRRPVVPAMFVLGDSTLDVGNNNHLPGKDVPRANEPFYGIDFPGGARATGRFSNGYNIADFVARQLGFERSPLAYLVLKSRNYLIPSALTRGVSYASAGSGILDSTNAGKNIPLSKQVQYFASTKAEMEVVWGSRKVSKIIANSFFLLGTGSNDLFQTRPKSQADVAALYATLVSNYSAAITDLYGMGARKFGIINTGPVGCVPRVRLLNATGACNDGMNRLAAGLAAAIKSGLATTLTTTRLPGLAYSLADSFAGSRANFKNPQATGLVNADSACCGSGKLGAEGKCMRNATLCGDRDAYAFFDNVHPSQRAAELSAQALFVDGPTQITAPISFKELAHQR, encoded by the exons ATGAAGGGTCTCGTCGTAGTCCTTCTGGGCCTTGTGATCGTCAGTGCCATTGGTGCTAGCAGCGCGGATGTGCGGCggccggtggtgccggcgatgttcGTGCTGGGGGACTCGACCCTAGACGTGGGCAACAACAACCATCTGCCGGGGAAGGACGTGCCCAGGGCCAACGAGCCCTTCTACGGCATTGACTTCCCCGGCGGCGCCCGGGCCACCGGGCGGTTCAGCAACGGCTACAACATCGCCGACTTCGTCG CGAGGCAGCTGGGGTTCGAGAGGAGCCCCCTGGCATACCTGGTGCTGAAATCACGCAACTATCTCATCCCCAGCGCTCTCACCAGAGGGGTGAGCTACGCCTCGGCGGGATCCGGGATCCTCGACTCCACT AACGCAGGAAAGAACATACCGTTATCGAAGCAGGTGCAATACTTCGCGTCCACCAAGGCCGAGATGGAGGTTGTGTGGGGCAGCCGTAAAGTCTCCAAGATCATCgccaactccttcttcctccttggcaccGGTAGCAACGATCTCTTCCAGACCAGACCAAAGTCCCAAGCTGATGTTGCGGCACTCTATGCCACCCTCGTCTCGAACTACTCCGCAGCCATCACTGACCTGTATGGAATGGGCGCGAGGAAGTTCGGGATCATCAACACGGGCCCAGTCGGGTGTGTGCCACGGGTGCGTTTGTTGAACGCGACTGGCGCCTGCAACGATGGAATGAACCGTCTCGCCGCCGGGCTCGCCGCAGCGATCAAGTCCGGCCTCGCCACCACGCTCACCACGACCAGGCTCCCTGGCCTCGCGTACtccctcgccgactccttcgctggCTCGCGGGCCAACTTCAAAAACCCTCAAGCGACCGGGTTGGTGAACGCCGATAGCGCTTGCTGCGGGAGTGGTAAGCTGGGCGCGGAGGGTAAGTGCATGAGGAACGCGACACTGTGCGGTGACCGTGACGCATATGCTTTCTTTGACAATGTGCACCCGAGCCAGCGGGCCGCTGAGCTGAGTGCCCAGGCGCTCTTTGTTGACGGCCCAACACAAATCACCGCACCCATCAGCTTCAAGGAGTTAGCCCACCAGAGATGA
- the LOC119339351 gene encoding GDSL esterase/lipase At4g28780-like — protein sequence MKAPVVVLLGLVIVGAIGAISADARRPVVPAIFVLGDSTLDVGNNNHLPGKDVPRANEPFYGIDFPGGAHATGRFSNGYNIADFVARQLGFERSPLAYLVLKSRNYLNPSALTRGVSYASAGAGILDSTNAGKNIPLSKQVSYFASTKAEMEATWGNHKVSKLLASSFFLLGFGSNDLFQSRPKSEADVAVLYATLVSNYSAAITDLYGMGARKFGIISPGPVGCVPRVRLLNATGACNDGMNRLTMGLAAAFKSGLATTLSPTRLPGLTYSLADSFAGTRANFDNPQAVGFVNADSACCGSGRLGAEGECTRNATLCSDRDVYAFFDNVHPSQRAAELGAQALFVDSPTQITAPISFKELAHER from the exons ATGAAGGCTCCCGTGGTCGTGCTTCTGGGCCTTGTGATCGTCGGTGCCATTGGTGCTATCAGCGCGGATGCGCGGAGACCGGTGGTGCCGGCGATTTTCGTGCTAGGGGACTCGACCCTAGACGTGGGCAACAACAACCACCTCCCGGGGAAGGATGTTCCCAGGGCCAACGAGCCTTTCTACGGCATCGACTTCCCCGGTGGCGCCCATGCCACCGGGAGGTTCAGCAACGGCTACAACATCGCCGATTTCGTCG CGAGGCAGCTGGGGTTCGAGAGGAGCCCTCTGGCTTACCTAGTGCTGAAATCTCGAAACTATCTCAACCCCAGCGCTCTGACGAGAGGGGTGAGCTATGCTTCCGCGGGAGCCGGTATCCTCGACTCCACT AACGCGGGAAAGAACATCCCTTTGTCAAAGCAGGTGAGCTACTTCGCGTCGACAAAGGCCGAGATGGAGGCCACATGGGGCAACCATAAAGTCTCCAAGCTCCTCGCCAGCTCATTCTTCCTCCTGGGCTTTGGCAGCAACGACCTCTTCCAGAGCAGACCAAAGTCCGAAGCCGATGTTGCCGTACTCTATGCGACCCTCGTCTCGAACTACTCCGCCGCCATCACTGACCTGTATGGGATGGGCGCGAGAAAATTCGGGATCATCAGCCCTGGCCCGGTGGGGTGTGTGCCGCGGGTGCGCCTGTTGAACGCGACGGGCGCCTGCAACGATGGCATGAACCGCCTCACTATGGGGCTCGCCGCGGCGTTCAAGTCTGGCCTCGCTACAACCCTCAGCCCAACGAGGCTCCCAGGCCTCACGTACtcactcgccgactccttcgccggCACGCGGGCCAACTTCGACAACCCACAAGCGGTTGGGTTCGTGAACGCCGATAGCGCGTGCTGCGGGAGTGGTAGGCTGGGCGCGGAGGGTGAGTGCACGAGGAACGCGACACTGTGCAGTGACCGCGATGTGTATGCATTCTTTGACAACGTGCACCCGAGCCAGCGGGCCGCCGAGCTGGGTGCGCAGGCTCTCTTTGTGGACAGCCCGACTCAGATCACCGCACCCATCAGCTTCAAGGAGCTAGCCCACGAGAGATGA